CGGGGCGATCCTCGACGGGTGGCACGGGGACTCGGCGGTGACCGTACCGGTGGGCGAGGTCTCGCCCGCGCTCACCGAGCTGATGCGGGTGACGGAGGAGTCGATGTGGCGCGGCATCGCCGCGCTGACCGTCGGCCGCCACCTGTCGGACATCGGCTACGAGGTCGAGAAGTACGTCCGCTCCCAGGGACGCTACGGCATCCCCCAGGAGTACGGCGGGCACGGCATCGGCACCGAGATGCACATGGACCCGTGGGTGGCCAACCACGGACGTCCGGGCCGCGGTCCCGTGCTCGAGGCGGGCATGTGCCTGGCGATCGAGCCCATGGTGAACCTGGGCACCCAGCGCACCCGCGTGCTGGACGACGACTGGACCGTCGTGACGATCGACGGTAAGGCCTCCGCGCACTTCGAGCACAGCGTCGCCGTGACACATAATGGACCTTGGGTGCTAACCGCCCTCGATGGGGGCAAAGAGCGCCTGTCGCAGCTGAACTGACGCGGGAGTGGTGGGGATGGCGCAGAGCCC
This window of the Nonomuraea africana genome carries:
- the map gene encoding type I methionyl aminopeptidase is translated as MFKKNRHGIQIKSPEQLEKMRAAGLVVGRTLDLLKRSVEPGMTPLDLDAIAEKAIRDEGAIPSFKGYQGFPASICASVNHEVVHGIPSTERKLREGDIISIDCGAILDGWHGDSAVTVPVGEVSPALTELMRVTEESMWRGIAALTVGRHLSDIGYEVEKYVRSQGRYGIPQEYGGHGIGTEMHMDPWVANHGRPGRGPVLEAGMCLAIEPMVNLGTQRTRVLDDDWTVVTIDGKASAHFEHSVAVTHNGPWVLTALDGGKERLSQLN